A single genomic interval of Xiphophorus couchianus chromosome 2, X_couchianus-1.0, whole genome shotgun sequence harbors:
- the ehf gene encoding ETS homologous factor isoform X2, producing MSITPSVSLESPLTATFGPANSYHNGPLVMSSYTSCLWSHDSQPQFWSKYQVWEWLQQVMDIHQIDASNIPFRNFDMDGHQLCSLNYHDFIRAAGSVGHILYNSITELKSGGQYHVDIGQLEIKHENVSYPPGEVYDPLVHSHAPNVSPTPSSPDIKRSFSRSHQVKKHNPRGTHLWEFIRDILLNPERNPGLIKWEDRTEGVFRFLKSEAVAQLWGKKKNNSSMTYEKLSRAMRYYYKREILERVDGRRLVYKFGRNARGWRETEK from the exons ATGAGCATAACTCCATCCGTCTCCCTGGAAAGCCCTCTGACCGCCACCTTTGGACCTGCTAACTCTTATCACAACG GTCCACTGGTGATGTCCAGTTACACAAGTTGCCTGTGGTCCCATGACTCCCAACCTCAGTTCTGGAGCAAGTACCAGGTGTGGGAGTGGCTGCAGCAGGTCATGGATATCCACCAGATTGATGCCTCCAACATTCCCTTCCGAAACTTTGACATGGACGGCCATCAGCTTTGCAGCCTGAACTACCATGACTTTATCCGTGCTGCTGGCAGTGTGGGACACATTCTTTACAACAGCATCACAGAGCTAAAATCGGGTG GCCAGTACCATGTGGATATCGGGCAGCTGGAGATCAAACATGAAA ATGTCAGCTATCCACCCGGAG AAGTCTATGATCCTTTGGTTCACTCACATGCTCCCAATGTCTCTCCCACCCCTTCAAGTCCtg ACATTAAACGGTCCTTTAGTCGAAGTCATCAGGTCAAAAAACACA ACCCGAGAGGAACCCACTTATGGGAGTTCATCAGAGACATTCTTCTGAACCCAGAGAGAAACCCTGGGCTGATCAAGTGGGAAGATCGAACAGAGGGGGTTTTCCGTTTCCTGAAGTCTGAGGCTGTGGCTCAGCTATGgggaaagaagaagaataacAGTAGCATGACCTATGAGAAACTAAGTCGTGCAATGAG ATATTATTACAAGAGAGAAATTTTAGAGCGAGTGGATGGGCGCAGACTGGTTTACAAGTTTGGAAGGAATGCAAGAGGATGGAGGGAGACAGAGAAGTGA
- the ehf gene encoding ETS homologous factor isoform X1 — protein sequence MSITPSVSLESPLTATFGPANSYHNGPLVMSSYTSCLWSHDSQPQFWSKYQVWEWLQQVMDIHQIDASNIPFRNFDMDGHQLCSLNYHDFIRAAGSVGHILYNSITELKSGGQYHVDIGQLEIKHETDLCPFPDVSYPPGEVYDPLVHSHAPNVSPTPSSPDIKRSFSRSHQVKKHNPRGTHLWEFIRDILLNPERNPGLIKWEDRTEGVFRFLKSEAVAQLWGKKKNNSSMTYEKLSRAMRYYYKREILERVDGRRLVYKFGRNARGWRETEK from the exons ATGAGCATAACTCCATCCGTCTCCCTGGAAAGCCCTCTGACCGCCACCTTTGGACCTGCTAACTCTTATCACAACG GTCCACTGGTGATGTCCAGTTACACAAGTTGCCTGTGGTCCCATGACTCCCAACCTCAGTTCTGGAGCAAGTACCAGGTGTGGGAGTGGCTGCAGCAGGTCATGGATATCCACCAGATTGATGCCTCCAACATTCCCTTCCGAAACTTTGACATGGACGGCCATCAGCTTTGCAGCCTGAACTACCATGACTTTATCCGTGCTGCTGGCAGTGTGGGACACATTCTTTACAACAGCATCACAGAGCTAAAATCGGGTG GCCAGTACCATGTGGATATCGGGCAGCTGGAGATCAAACATGAAA CTGACTTATGTCCATTTCCAGATGTCAGCTATCCACCCGGAG AAGTCTATGATCCTTTGGTTCACTCACATGCTCCCAATGTCTCTCCCACCCCTTCAAGTCCtg ACATTAAACGGTCCTTTAGTCGAAGTCATCAGGTCAAAAAACACA ACCCGAGAGGAACCCACTTATGGGAGTTCATCAGAGACATTCTTCTGAACCCAGAGAGAAACCCTGGGCTGATCAAGTGGGAAGATCGAACAGAGGGGGTTTTCCGTTTCCTGAAGTCTGAGGCTGTGGCTCAGCTATGgggaaagaagaagaataacAGTAGCATGACCTATGAGAAACTAAGTCGTGCAATGAG ATATTATTACAAGAGAGAAATTTTAGAGCGAGTGGATGGGCGCAGACTGGTTTACAAGTTTGGAAGGAATGCAAGAGGATGGAGGGAGACAGAGAAGTGA